One part of the archaeon BMS3Bbin15 genome encodes these proteins:
- the cmr5 gene encoding CRISPR system Cmr subunit Cmr5, with protein sequence MPDNRSKVSTMKGLEQGRAKFAYDCAKKGSEIEKRKEYKSYVKKIPMLIKTNGLGATFAFIKSKSTSDKKKAGYAYQLIYNQTKDWLKNDNKRLLNIGKDDDLVEKIISLDSVEYRTVTIEVLAFFNWLKRFAEGLIEEEAGNE encoded by the coding sequence ATGCCAGATAATAGAAGCAAGGTAAGCACGATGAAAGGTCTGGAGCAGGGACGGGCAAAGTTCGCTTATGATTGTGCAAAAAAGGGAAGTGAAATTGAAAAGAGGAAAGAATATAAATCCTATGTTAAGAAAATTCCTATGCTAATAAAGACGAATGGACTTGGGGCAACTTTTGCATTTATCAAATCAAAAAGCACTAGTGATAAAAAGAAAGCAGGATACGCTTATCAATTGATCTACAACCAGACGAAAGATTGGCTGAAGAACGATAATAAGAGATTACTGAATATTGGTAAAGATGATGACCTAGTAGAGAAAATCATATCTCTTGATTCTGTGGAATATCGTACAGTTACTATTGAAGTTCTAGCATTTTTTAACTGGCTCAAAAGATTTGCAGAAGGGCTAATAGAGGAGGAGGCTGGAAATGAGTGA